From Alienimonas californiensis, a single genomic window includes:
- the cls gene encoding cardiolipin synthase produces MPRPSTPDLAPAPPLMDSVESLAHWMADHVTWASIPLGLWFLSLGLIPVVLLSRSSQPSGKVAWALSIAGVPVLGGLLYLVFSAGRERKYAAAKRRADSKLRDLLTDPDEEDPGDAPESLRQVWELSGVLAGQPAAGGNAVRSYADAAAAIDRLVEAIEAAERSVSMEFYTFRSDDTGARVRDALARAAARGVEVRLLYDRFGSLGLTKRFLRPLTDAGGQAETFAPRANGLVDRLRLNMRNHRKIVVVDGAIGFTGGVNVGDEYMSRDPGTAPWRDTLVEVFGPAAGRLQRVFAQDWFYIVGEALTEPQLYHGFEDVPAPEGDEWLRDVVLRVLADGPDRRDRAHESVYSAAIHAARETIELSTGYFVPTEPVDRALQCAARRGVRVRVMHGGPGSPWATRWAARWQYADLMDSGVEIYERLAGTYHAKVLTVDDRFGLVGSTNCDTRSFRLNFEVSLITLDAPFARSLAEQSARDLATATRIDPDGWGKRPLPRRLGEAAASLFNPVL; encoded by the coding sequence TTGCCGCGTCCGTCCACCCCCGACCTCGCCCCCGCCCCCCCGCTGATGGACTCTGTCGAATCGCTCGCCCACTGGATGGCGGATCACGTCACCTGGGCGTCGATCCCGCTGGGGCTGTGGTTTTTGTCGCTGGGGCTGATCCCGGTCGTGCTGCTGTCGCGGAGTTCGCAGCCGAGCGGCAAGGTCGCCTGGGCGCTGTCGATCGCGGGGGTGCCGGTGCTGGGGGGGCTGCTGTATCTGGTGTTCAGCGCCGGGCGGGAGCGGAAGTACGCCGCCGCGAAACGCCGGGCGGATAGCAAGCTGAGAGACCTGCTGACCGATCCGGACGAGGAGGATCCCGGCGACGCCCCCGAATCGCTGCGGCAGGTCTGGGAGCTGTCCGGCGTGCTGGCCGGGCAACCCGCCGCCGGCGGCAACGCGGTGCGGAGCTACGCGGACGCCGCCGCCGCGATCGATCGGCTGGTGGAGGCGATCGAAGCGGCGGAGCGGTCCGTCTCCATGGAGTTCTACACCTTCCGCAGTGACGACACCGGCGCCCGCGTCCGCGACGCCCTCGCCCGAGCCGCCGCCCGCGGCGTGGAGGTCCGGCTGCTGTACGACCGGTTCGGCTCGCTGGGGCTGACGAAACGCTTCCTCCGTCCGCTGACGGACGCTGGCGGGCAGGCGGAAACCTTCGCTCCCCGGGCCAACGGGCTGGTCGATCGGCTCCGGTTGAACATGCGGAATCACCGCAAGATCGTGGTCGTCGACGGGGCGATCGGCTTCACCGGCGGGGTGAACGTCGGCGACGAGTACATGTCGCGTGACCCCGGCACGGCGCCCTGGCGGGACACACTCGTGGAAGTCTTCGGCCCCGCCGCCGGGCGCCTGCAACGGGTCTTCGCCCAGGATTGGTTCTACATCGTCGGGGAGGCCCTGACGGAGCCGCAGCTCTACCACGGCTTCGAGGACGTTCCGGCGCCGGAGGGGGACGAGTGGCTGCGCGACGTGGTGCTGCGGGTCCTTGCCGACGGCCCGGACCGCCGCGACCGGGCGCACGAGAGCGTGTACAGCGCCGCGATCCACGCCGCCCGCGAGACGATCGAACTGAGCACCGGCTACTTCGTCCCCACCGAACCGGTCGACCGGGCCTTGCAGTGCGCGGCCCGGCGGGGCGTGCGCGTCCGGGTCATGCACGGCGGGCCGGGCTCCCCCTGGGCGACCCGCTGGGCCGCCCGCTGGCAATACGCCGACCTGATGGACAGCGGCGTGGAGATCTACGAACGCCTCGCCGGCACCTATCACGCCAAGGTCCTCACGGTGGACGATCGCTTCGGACTGGTCGGCAGCACGAACTGCGACACCCGCAGTTTCCGGCTGAACTTCGAAGTCTCCCTGATCACGCTGGACGCCCCCTTCGCCCGTTCGCTGGCGGAGCAGTCCGCCCGGGACCTGGCCACGGCGACGCGGATCGATCCGGACGGTTGGGGGAAGCGCCCGTTGCCCCGCCGCCTCGGCGAAGCGGCCGCGAGCCTATTCAATCCCGTTTTGTGA
- a CDS encoding enoyl-ACP reductase FabI, with amino-acid sequence MISLEGKTGLVFGIANDRSIAAAIAQQCHDAGATMAFTHLPDADPERPKARNRCLKVVEGWNPKLVLPCNVSDDAQLDEVFDKVRAEYGKLDFVLHSIAFASLDDLKVPTYQCSREGFKMAMDISAYSLLALAKRAEPLMTDGGSILAMTYIGGERVIPGYNMMGVCKAALECSVRYAAAELGPKNIRVNAISAGPLRTLAASAVGDFSAMSKLYETFSPLRRNITAEEVGSAGAFLLSPAAGGITGENLHVDAGFHAVAAPPEDAQE; translated from the coding sequence ATGATCTCTCTGGAAGGCAAAACCGGACTGGTGTTCGGCATCGCCAACGATCGCAGCATCGCCGCCGCCATCGCCCAGCAGTGCCACGACGCCGGCGCCACGATGGCCTTCACCCACCTGCCGGACGCCGACCCGGAGCGTCCCAAGGCCCGCAACCGCTGCCTGAAGGTGGTGGAGGGCTGGAACCCGAAGCTTGTGCTGCCCTGCAACGTCTCGGACGACGCGCAGCTCGACGAAGTGTTCGACAAGGTGCGGGCCGAGTACGGCAAGCTGGACTTCGTGCTCCACAGCATCGCCTTCGCCAGCCTCGACGACCTGAAGGTTCCGACCTATCAGTGCAGCCGCGAGGGCTTCAAAATGGCGATGGACATCTCCGCCTACTCCCTGCTGGCCCTCGCCAAGCGGGCCGAGCCGCTGATGACCGACGGCGGCTCGATCCTCGCCATGACCTACATCGGCGGGGAGCGGGTCATCCCCGGCTACAACATGATGGGCGTCTGCAAGGCGGCGCTGGAGTGCAGCGTGCGCTACGCCGCCGCGGAGCTGGGGCCGAAGAACATTCGGGTGAACGCGATCTCCGCCGGCCCGCTGCGGACGCTCGCCGCGAGCGCCGTGGGCGATTTCAGCGCCATGAGCAAGCTGTACGAGACCTTCAGCCCGCTGCGGCGGAACATCACCGCCGAGGAGGTCGGCAGCGCCGGGGCGTTCCTGCTGAGCCCCGCGGCCGGCGGAATCACCGGCGAGAACCTGCACGTGGACGCCGGCTTCCACGCCGTCGCCGCCCCCCCGGAAGACGCCCAGGAGTAG
- a CDS encoding GHMP family kinase ATP-binding protein: MSDDAPTHRVRVPTRVDFAGGWTDVRDFCATDPGGGATLSCAITQAVEGSAFWRSGRFELLMHADLPADNHLGSSSSAGVAYLRLSRAVAGKQPAEPVDLAERAYRLAELVGEKGGKQDHYAAALGGVLHLRFGPEETPAQVHRIDLPVDRLRELERAVTLCYAAAEEDVSSGGSHSDVWERFNVGEPGLVDTLRALRETVAPARTALEAGDWERLGALTRENRELARRLDPGTVTPGQDRVFAAAGKAGAFGGKPCGAGGGGCLLLVGPPDRRAAIEEAARSAGATVMSFRVADRHAEPFS; the protein is encoded by the coding sequence GTGTCCGACGACGCCCCGACCCACCGCGTGCGCGTGCCGACCCGCGTGGACTTCGCCGGCGGATGGACCGACGTGCGTGACTTCTGCGCGACCGATCCCGGCGGCGGGGCGACGCTGTCCTGTGCGATCACGCAGGCCGTCGAGGGCTCCGCGTTCTGGCGGAGCGGCCGGTTCGAACTGCTCATGCACGCGGATCTGCCGGCGGACAATCACCTCGGCAGTTCGTCGTCGGCGGGGGTGGCCTATCTGCGGCTGAGTCGGGCCGTCGCCGGCAAGCAGCCCGCCGAGCCGGTCGACCTCGCGGAGCGGGCCTACCGGCTGGCGGAACTCGTGGGGGAGAAAGGCGGCAAGCAGGATCATTACGCCGCGGCCCTCGGCGGCGTTCTGCACCTCCGGTTCGGGCCGGAGGAGACCCCCGCCCAGGTGCACCGGATCGACCTGCCGGTCGATCGACTGCGGGAGCTGGAACGGGCGGTGACGCTCTGCTACGCCGCGGCGGAGGAGGATGTCTCCTCCGGCGGTTCGCACTCCGACGTATGGGAGCGGTTCAACGTCGGCGAGCCGGGCCTGGTCGACACGCTTCGGGCGCTCCGCGAGACGGTCGCCCCGGCCCGCACGGCGCTGGAGGCCGGCGACTGGGAGCGATTGGGGGCGCTGACGAGGGAGAACCGGGAACTGGCCCGGCGCCTGGACCCGGGCACGGTCACTCCGGGGCAGGACCGCGTCTTCGCCGCGGCGGGGAAGGCCGGAGCCTTCGGCGGGAAGCCCTGCGGGGCGGGGGGCGGCGGCTGTTTGCTGCTCGTCGGTCCGCCGGACCGGCGGGCCGCGATCGAGGAGGCGGCCCGGTCGGCCGGGGCGACGGTCATGTCGTTCCGCGTGGCGGACCGGCACGCAGAGCCCTTTTCGTAG
- a CDS encoding lactonase family protein, with the protein MLATALLLAAMSADPAANSPATASNAAGSIPVYLGTGADGIYWTTLDPATGALSEPTRAAAIERPGFLAAHPSGRKLYAVTEGTSVTEFTVEGDGSLTETGEASVAPGGANAGPCHVDVMPGGGAVIAANYGGGSVSSFSLSADGSLGERASFVQHEGSSVDPKRQTAPHAHCSTPAPGGRFAVFADLGLDKLFVYEVDAETGALSEHSVADTPPGGGPRHIAFTPDGRFAYCCLEMGNELLALKWDGEAGTLTPIETKPTLPEDWTGGGTTAEVRVHPGGSFVYVTNRGHNSIAVYGIADDGTLTPVEIAPATVEIPRGMNLTPDGRFLIACGQNTDDVVSFSVDLKTGRLTPTGSRVSVPKPIDALPLPTR; encoded by the coding sequence ATGCTCGCCACCGCCCTGCTCCTCGCCGCCATGTCCGCCGACCCCGCCGCGAACTCCCCCGCGACCGCATCGAACGCTGCCGGGTCAATCCCGGTCTATCTCGGCACGGGCGCCGACGGCATCTACTGGACGACGCTCGATCCGGCGACGGGGGCTCTGAGCGAACCCACGCGGGCCGCCGCAATCGAGCGGCCGGGGTTTCTCGCCGCTCATCCCTCCGGTCGGAAGCTGTACGCCGTGACCGAGGGCACCTCCGTGACGGAGTTCACCGTCGAAGGGGACGGTTCCCTGACGGAAACGGGCGAGGCGTCGGTCGCCCCCGGCGGCGCGAACGCGGGGCCGTGCCATGTCGACGTGATGCCCGGCGGCGGCGCGGTGATCGCGGCGAACTACGGCGGCGGGAGCGTCTCCTCCTTCTCGCTCTCCGCCGACGGATCGCTCGGCGAGCGCGCCAGCTTCGTCCAACACGAAGGGTCCAGTGTCGATCCGAAGCGGCAGACGGCGCCGCACGCCCACTGCTCCACCCCGGCGCCGGGCGGACGGTTCGCCGTCTTCGCCGACCTGGGGCTCGACAAGCTGTTCGTCTACGAGGTCGACGCCGAGACCGGCGCCCTGTCCGAGCACAGCGTCGCGGACACGCCCCCCGGCGGCGGCCCCCGGCACATCGCCTTCACTCCGGACGGTCGGTTCGCCTACTGCTGCCTAGAGATGGGCAACGAACTGCTCGCCCTGAAATGGGACGGCGAGGCCGGCACGCTCACGCCGATCGAGACGAAGCCGACGCTCCCGGAGGACTGGACCGGCGGGGGCACGACCGCCGAGGTCCGCGTGCACCCCGGCGGATCGTTCGTCTACGTGACGAACCGCGGCCATAACAGCATCGCCGTCTACGGCATCGCGGACGACGGCACGCTGACCCCAGTCGAGATCGCCCCGGCCACGGTGGAGATCCCCCGCGGGATGAACCTCACGCCGGACGGTCGATTCCTGATTGCCTGCGGGCAGAACACGGACGACGTCGTTTCGTTCTCCGTGGACCTGAAGACCGGGCGGCTCACCCCCACCGGCTCCCGGGTCAGCGTCCCGAAGCCGATCGACGCGCTGCCGCTGCCGACCCGCTAA